Genomic DNA from Bradysia coprophila strain Holo2 chromosome X unlocalized genomic scaffold, BU_Bcop_v1 contig_39, whole genome shotgun sequence:
CCAGTTTCCACGGATTTTCGTTGGAATGGTAATTCTTTAGCGAAATCTCgacaattttttgatgaacGTTTAGATTTGAATCCATTTCCTTGTCAAACCGTTTTCTCACAGCTCGTAGAACTAAAACCAATTGAATTTGATGGGTTTGATGCGATCCGAATTGAGATGAGAATTTTAGAAATGTAGAAattaaagtggaaaaaaaacttggcaAACATTCAAATACACAAATTTCTcgataaaatgttattttagaggtaaaaaaaaacagtgcGTACGAAACGTACTTCATGTGAAATAAACGCAACGAAATTAATCGGTGCATTACCAGCATCGAAAGAAAGTACCCATCGAATCAACTTATTAGGACAGAGTTTCCGCGACCCGGACACCAATTCCGCTGTgctaatttatatttttttgatacatTTTCCCAGTTCTATTGTTCAATGGAATTCCTTAGCTGGAGCTTAAAGCTACTACATTCTATCGCTACTGTTTCGAAAAGTTCTATTCTAGTGAGTTTCGTATATTTCCTAAAAACGAAGAATAGATTATTCTATACTGCCGTAGTTCggaagaaaaaacattttcaacgaaattgtttttctttcgaatTACGTCAGCATAGGAAAGAAGTAATCAAAGCGCCTAGAACAAAGCCACAATTAGATCTTGATGGTCAGTCCGCATTTAAACTTACAGATACCCTAAGTTTCTATTCGGTACCGGTGCAGTTTGCATTCCAGAAACCAGTACAGTTTCTGTTCCAATTACATTTATTCGAAACTTACCACCTACCAGTTCGATTTTAAATCACCAAGCGTCTACGTaatatttcttcaaataaatgcaaataaaCAACTGCGCATGGATTATGTTGATTAAGTATAGTTTGCTGTGTAGAGATCCTATAACTGATAGCAGATTCCATTTTTATAAACACATCATCGATGTGTCGTTTAAAAATATCATGGTTTTAAATGTAACACGGAGAAGTGTGACGGTAAACGTTTCCTACGACTTTCctacgaaaatgttttattttttatttttaatgccTCGAGTCTTAACAAACGATTTCTTCTGAAAACGAGTTCTGCAATGTCACTGATGCAACAGAAggtcaaatttttggaatcaGATGTCCAACGGTGAATGTAACAAGAGAAACGAGTCGTGATTTACCTTAAGTTACAACAAATACTCATTGTTGATGTTACTGCAACGAATAATCACATTCTAACGCAAATTTCCACGCAGACTTGTGAGTCACTACATCCTTGTACGAATTTTatgacatttaaaaaaaaatatcccaGCAAGTGGTTCCTATCATATTCGCTTGCCGCCGAGACCTTTAAGAGTCATCACCACTTCGCTGAAGTTATAGAATACATTTGTATTTTATCTtatcaggtctatgttgttgtctcgttttcgcttatgtaataatatatattacacacatGTCACGAAGAAGCCGAGGCTTGCCGAATAACTTCGTATTCACGTCCTTTCTGGAAAAAGTGGGACCATTGTTTTGTGTCAAGAAGTGTTGGCTTTGAGTAACAatgataaatgtttgtggtgatgtgcCTACTATatcactaaaaacatttattatttttagtcaaagcaaacacattttcacacaaaacaaTGGTCCCACTTTTTCCAGAATGGACGCGGATACAAAATTATCTTCGAAAATATATTACTTTTGCGCAGAAATTTATGCTACAATTGAACGTAGTGTTGATTCCTCTTAAGTATTTTCTTAGGTTTATAATGTCCATTCGAATTAGACACTAATCCAATTCCTAAACTTGGCTCAAAAAAGTAGATTCCAATGATCGAAAAATTGCAGACGACATCAACAACAATGTAGATGAGTCTGGCTAAAATGTCTAAATATGTAATTGATAGATGACGAAAGCATCAAAATAAACCTCGCACAAACTAACGACAAGTGTTTCGCGAACTGTATCAACAGTATTGTGcgtaatttgtttattttttttacaactacATGAGATGTCGACATGTGAGACTCGTACATTAAGTTATTTTAAATACGGTGTAGAATAACTGTAACCGTCTTTTGGCCTAAGTTTTTCATCTTCAGATTTTTTCTCCAAGTCGTAATTAAACCGTCTAAAATtctattaataataaaaacatcaCTAAGTGATAAACCATTAATTTAGAAGAATGGCCTAAAGCAGAAACAGTAGCAGGATCTATCTCATTTGTTCGGAAACTTCTTATACGCTTCAGCTTATTGCTGACAGTAGGTATACTCAACTTCCGCGGAAGCATGCAACCCAGATGAAAAAGGAATTTCTGTACGTCACAATTTCTAACAAAGTTACACGACTCTGACTGCTGTTAAAGTTGAAGTCAAAATTGATtacttcttttaaaaaaattacattttacgaTAGTTCTAACGTGTTGGTTGAATATATTGAATCGTTAATAGAATCgagtgaaataaaaaagaaaaacggcGGATTTACGATAGTCACACGAGAATTTCACCCTCGATTCAACATGAACGGTGTATGTTTATTGTATAATCGTTCGTGAGAACCAAgtccacaaaaatcattttggaagtgattcaacaaatttaactAACAACTTCCCAGGATCTGGAAGcctttcgaaaaaaaacatttcgagGACAGGGATTTTGGAATGTATTTTAATTAGATATGTACCGAAATAATGTCAGttatattttctcatttaaatCGTTATGCCGCCTATCTAAGACTTACAAACAAAGTGCTGACCTGTGGCATACAAGACTGTATGCTGGTGATTATGATTTTGTACAATGGGACTTGCATATTTCGTCGACCCATGCTGGAAACCCTTCTGGCCCACCAGTTGAATATAGTCCAAACCATAATTGCCCTTAGATTACATTTATGTGTTTATACCTCCTAATGAGTTATGTTTCCATGAGTTATAACCGATTTGTTTTGCTTAAAGGCACAGAGTATTTTTAGCTTTACACATTTTTGCTGAggaaaaatacacaaaattaggagaaaaaaaaagtgtttgagACAAATACACCGTCTCACAGTATTTAACACTTAATTTCGTTCCGAGAGGTGCTTCGACAAGTGTTAGTCCACTTCTCGCATATATGGATATCGTTATGTGCACAACATTAACTCTGATTTTATAAAGAGCAAACACTGGTctcattgttgttgttgtttttcgtttgaaaatatcgatcgCCAGCAGAGAGTGttgtgaaaaaaatataagaaattATAAATCTGTAGTAAAGTTCAAATAACGTAGACGGTATATATAACACGTACCTACCCAACCGAGACACGTAacgttgtttttgtttaaaaaaaatttaattcaatgttTGTGTTGATACAGATACGTACATATTCGGTTGGTACTTCAAATACCATTAATTATTCGATTTAATGTATATCTCCAATAGCCGTGATCGTCTAGTGGTTAGGACCCTACGTTGTGGCCGTAGTAACCCAGGTTCGAATCCTGGTCACGGCAATGTTCAAAACATTGTCACGgaggagaaaattttttttcttcatattttcgtcATTTAAGAGTTGAATTACAGTCATTCTTATGTTAGGTACTTGAGGTTTTGTGTCGACGTTCGACCCATTCGAGTTGCCAGTATTTGTTTTTCAAGAAGTTGATGGATTTTGATCTTGAAATTAGAAATATGGTAACTGCTGTAGTGACATTGAATTTTTAGTAGTTGTAGCGCTAGTGATCTTAATTGCAGTAGCATGGATTTccataagaaaattgcaacttGACTCCTTTATGAAGGGGAAACAGCCGAAAATGATATGTCCCTATTGTTTAATATGAGTGAAGGCTCCAAGGTTCCGGTTCTAAGCTTAGTTTTCTATGCTTTTGTCTTAATTTAATCCTAACTTGTACGAGCCTACcgttgtgaattttttttggattgttTCTGTTATTGACCGGACCTATTTTGGGGAATTTGAATTCTGAAAAGTTATGAAAACTGCCAATTAATctgacaaaaattaaaattctcaaaaataggtCATATAACTACCAAAGACGAGCCCCTGCTGATTTGAGCGTATAGGATCGAACCGTATTAAAGCAGGTACTCGTATTTGGTTGTTTTACCCCACAAAATTTTTCCCGTTTATTCTTACTATTCGAAGAAACAACAGATCATGtagaaattttccaatttttattatacTTTTCGTTCCGATCCGGTCATAAATGTTAAAGTTTTATTGAGAGGCTAACCCCGTTTGGCATGTCGAGAGCAATCCAACATTTAGAACATCAACTGATTGGACGAATATCAGGCATAGATGATGTTGGGTTCACTGATTGTGGATCTCGATGCTTTTTGTGATCAGCGGTTGTATTGCTCGTTTTCTGGATAATTCGATTGATGAAATCCAAATTGTCTGTTATTCTAGAGAGAACGCTAGGTTTAGGATTCCGACAATCTGTGCTGCCGTACGAAGCTATTCCGATTTGACGTCCCGTACATACGTCATGAAGTGGACCTGaaacgttttctttttgtcaatGGATAAAACAAACATAAATTAAAGATTTAGCTTGCCTCCCGAATCGCCTGGAcattggtttttatttttgcctacaacACAAATCTCATGCTGGTCAACTTCTTCAACCGTTCCTCTTGCCAGTAATTCGATACACTTTTCGGCAGTGATCACATTCATCTGAACTTGATACAACCGATTGTCGCCCGGATGATCAGGGTTTCGACCATAACCAGTAATATATACATCGGCACCATCCTTCGGATTATCATCTGGTAATGCGATAGTTACGAGCTGTGCTCGATCTCCGAGTTTGATATCGGTCTTCAGCTCAAGTAATCCGACATCATGAAAGAAATTATAGGTGCCGCCACCATTATATTCTGGATGAATAAATACAGTTTTGACCGAATGGTGGGTACCTCCAGACAAATCATTGAGATTCGATCCCACGTTGACTACGTATCTTTTGGCTGAATTTAATTTACCGCTAGTCTCGTTTTTATTACCTGAGAAAGAAGGGcgcaaaaattgttaaaatattgCCAGATTCGGACTACCTTAAAAAAAGCTCACAATGAGCGGCTGTTAAAATTAAGTTAGGCCTCAAAATCGATCCActgcaaaatgtgtaaagtGCTTTGCTATTCGATGgtttcttaaaaaatatcCCGATGTAAACCATCCATGGAGCTTTCGTTATATCAACCTGATAGCCTCCATAGATTCTTCCCTCCGAATCGGCCCAGTCGAATAGAAAAATGGTAAGTAGAAGTGAAAGAACACCAAGTTTCggttccattttattttattttgttcgtgTTGTACTGGTAGCTAGTAGATATTCGATGACACAAAAGGCTGTGGTACAATTGCGATTTTATATAGTCAAAAACTATAATTGCTCACTCAGTGTGCAATCGGGTCAAATCCACTAGTTTAAGGTTATTACCGTTCGACTCTAATTGAAGCTTTCCTCGGCCTATAAACACTTtcgaattttatgtaaaatttatttattatcaaaaCTGGGTGGCATAGAgaactttttaattaaaaaacgattgCTTGCCTATCGCAAATTTGCAATTCAAATCAAGGCATACAATCAGCTGCCGTCAATTATTGAAGGGAAAGTAGCGCTTTCCTCACCAGCAGCTTTTCTATTTATCCGCTGAATAAGGTAGCAACACCTGAAAAATGTTAATCACAAATAGACACAGACAGTATTCAGTTGGCACTCACTGTTAGGATCAAAACTCTACCAATGAAGGGAAAACGTTAATCGACgcagatagatagatagaataaGTGGGTGGCTTTTACGcctgcacctaagcctcagatgggcctgttgtgcgtcCAGCGCAGATACTCAGGATGGCTAACCATTTTCTAGACAAAAACAACACAGTCTTTTCATCATGCAGCTGATAAAATAGCGTTTCAAACATCCTGTCTTCATTGGGACGAAGAATTTTTAACAGTCTATAGCAATGCTCTTCAGTGTACAGAAAACTACGCGAGCAAATACTGTGACGACGCTATTTGCGATTGGTTACCAAAAGAAGGAAATAGTGCCCCAATAGATGCGTCAGACGCCAATGGAAGTAGGTGGGCCCTCCTATGGGCGTTTGGGCGATTacctttttgattttttatatgGATAAGGGGCaacgaagggccttttgaacaatttcttttggcttttggcttttttgagccagtgcGGCACTGGTGGGACAGCGTTTTCTCACGTAGTTTCCCAGAAGGAAAGCATATCAGCAGTCTCGTCATCAATTTTACTATTACAGATCAATTACTTCATTCTTGGTCCAAGTGTTTTCAAGAGATttctgtttttgaaaagatcgattttttactgaatttgagcagtctttttttcgcttatcttcaaataaaaaaatttaaaaaagagataattgatttcaaatcttgtacttcattttattgaacatactttTTGGTATATAAGACCGCATTAGACAGAGTTTGGCGATTATTCTTGAAGTCGTCATTGATAGCAGATGATACCTGTCCGCAAGAGGTTGTAAAAATCACCTGTGTCTACTAAGAACTTGTATGAATTGACCTTCATTACagtaacaaattttattataatatattATGCGAACATTGAAAAGAATTGGAAACTTGTTACCGTGAAGAAATTGGTAACGTTGATATCGCATGTAGGGTGGAATGAATAATATAATTTGGGTTCTAATGGATTCACTCAATAATCATATTAACTTTCGTAAGGAGTACAAAACGTCCACAATCCACTTGTATTTGCGACATCACAATGATATCAAGCGGTCAAGCGCTGCTAATAAGCATTTCCATTTTCTGAATGCTATAACGGGCACCACTATCGAGTGATAtcacatttgatttttattttacttaaacaaattgaataaagCTGAAGataagaagaaaacaaattgttgTACATCAAACATCAATTTAGTTTTCGCATTTCAGTGaatgaaaacaaacaattgaCTAATCAAATCAGACGATAGTTCCCCGTTTTGATATCTCTAATTTAATTCGTTGATACTGTGgtatggaataaaaaaaacctacaTAAAAGCCAGCACTCTAACGTGAGCAAATAGCGATATCTCTATCTCTAGTCAATATTATACAATGTTGAATAGGTATCACAGAAAAGTTTGgttcacaaacattttttttatcgaaatattCTGTATTGAGCGGATGGGTATGTATATGAAGCAGTAAATAAATCAGAATCATAAAGTaacttttgttcaaatttggaTAATGAACTCGCATAAAACAGTGGTACATCGTCCGCGATTGCGAAAACAGGTTTATTAGTTCCGGGAGTTTTACTATCACAGTAAGTTTGGTGTGAAATGTTTAATATATTTGCTTTCGGTGGAAAGGAGTTTATGGCTAAGCGTGGGTTCTTGatcggaaatatttttttttgattttattggcATTAATGCGTACGCGATGGTATTATGACTCATTTTCATACTTATCCATTTACACATAACGTGGATTGCGACTTTGCAGACACTTTTGACGATTACGAATCAATAATCCGTTTTTACGAAACAAATTATCATCAACGATTCACCCTAATAAAGAATGCATCAATCAAATTCCTTGTTGCATTCCAAAGACGATTTTACTACGGACATGCGCATTGTTCCTTGTTATTGTAGAAATGAATAAATGTCATGCCGCGATGACTACATAGAAGAGACAAGAACTTCTTGTTGTTCTTTCTCAATTGCATTCCATAAATTTACCATTTAAAACTACCacccaaaattatcatttttaagtctttttaaaatatttcaaattgtaaTGCCTTTAAACCGCTGCCTACAGTAAGACAATAAGTATTTGACTATCTTCAGCACCGAACCAACAACCAGTGAAtctaaaaatttagtttctcaCCATGGATCTAGaaacaatttcatcaaaatttaccaCAGAAGTATTAGACACAATCGTCCGCAACCATGGAGGTACTAGACATAAATCATATAAATTCGGTGATGGTTTCCGCAAGGGTGATTCGTTTTTAAGCGACGTTTATCGACTCATTGTAACCGGAATCAGAGAGGATGAGTGAGTCTCGCTGTTCAGAATGCTATTAGGAAAGTTCTGAATAACGTCTTGTCTTAGAACCGAATTTGAACTCCAAATGATCATCAAATCGATGCCGAAAAGTGTATCGCGAAGGAAAACATTTCGGTCAGCTGGTTTTTTCCGGAATGAATGCTGCTTCTATGAGGTTGTGTTGAGAAAGTTTGCTGAATTTCAGGAGGCGAAGGGTTTTCCGGATGAGTTTAGTCGAGTTGCATCGTAAGTAAAGAGGGATTTTtctgaaagtggaccaggctccgtcggagctttTTTTTCGCGACGGTTTGTTCATATGCacagatagcccttggccccaatagtcCCAAACCgctgtcgtttaattttcatgtttgcgtcttggctggtggtgaaggtgcaaaagtcgaaaaagggtgttttttatacgtgatttactgccgctgcaGACGATGGACACACATATGTGGcggctcgttggataggtactgtCCAGGAGACCCGGGGCAAAGACAGATATCAAATGTGTACTCAAGCactattcaaaaataacaaaaagtatgtATCAGTCAAAGGCCGGAAATTTTGATGGGCTTTATTTGGTGATATTTTGTACCTGGTGACTGTTGTTGAACAGATCAGTGGTTGCCCTGATAGAGGCTTAACCCAGCTCTACAATTGCCATAGAAGTGAAAGGTTTCAGGATACTTTTTTGGGTATAAAGCAAAAGTCTTCCTTCActcgaaagcaaaatattgattttagaaaaatacacgaattatgctgtttttgatgtctgCATCCAATGATCTAATCATAAACATTCTCCAGGTGCGAGATATCAtcttttgaagttcatcaaaatttatggcctttgactgacacaatatttttgttattttcgaacaatggcACAGAACATGTAAGATATCTATGCTTGCCCCGGTTCTCCTGGacagtacctatccaacgagccgccacacatgtgtgtccattgtctgtagcggcagtaaatcacgtataaaaacacccttttttcgacttttgcaccttcaccaccagccaagacgcaaatatgaaaattaaacgacagcGGTTTTGAactattggggccaagggctatctgggcatatgaacaaaccgccgcgaaaaaatagctccgacggagcctggtccactttcaaaaaaatccctcaaaagtttttaaaattttacttttagaaATTTCCCTAGTACTAACGCAAGTACAAGTACTAAAGAGAGTACGCAAGTGCTAAACATTCAAGAACCTTTAACCGATAAGAGTTCAAAGCCTAAATGTAGTTTAAAACTCAAGAGTGCAGAGTACATCCATTAgagtttcaaatttgtaaGTGTACTAAATCTGCTATCATCCCAActtctgttttttttactgttgTGCAAGAATATTCTTCGGAGTTAGTAATATTTGGATCTTCAGGAACTTCAGGTCCTTAGGTCTGTAATTGATCTATGCAAGCATAAAAGCACCCAGTCAAGTAAAGGTTTTGGACAGTAACAATAAAAGTAAAGTTTTCCAGTTTGTAGCTTTGTTGTTGGATTGTGACGAACAGCAAACACTACATAATGTAGCCTTACATCAAAATATAAACAGAAATAAGGCATCTTTAAAGTCTCCCTTTTGGTCAATTACAATTACCGTGTTTTCCGTCTCCACCGCATCACCTTCTCTCATCAAAATTATCATCTAAAAGTTCATCGCTTTTTTCGTTTAGTTGTTACGCTACAGTAGTAGACGGTGAAAACGATTTCCTTGCGTTGGAAGACTTATCACGCGATGGATACAAGACTGCCGACCGAACAAATGGTCTGGATTTTTATCATTGCAAGAAAATTATGACCACTCTGGGGAAGTTTCATGCCATATCACTCGCGATAAAAGATCAGGAGCCGGAAGAGTTCAAAAGAATTGTGGGCGCAATTGAAGTGAGAATTGGTTGCTATCTGGTGTTTGTCATGAACACGACCGAAATAACTAATCTCTGCATTTTAGGAAATGTATTACAGAGAACCATATCGCCAGTGGTACGAACCGTACCAAATAGATTTTATAAATGTTGCCAGGGACGCTATGTGTCGTGAGTATGGTGACACCATGTACGAGAGCATAATGAAAGAGTTCACCGGTCCCGGTTTTTTTGACACGATGATCCGATTGGTCAGCACACCGGGAAAATATTCGGTTATTTGTCATGGTGAT
This window encodes:
- the LOC119069808 gene encoding trypsin 3A1-like — protein: MEPKLGVLSLLLTIFLFDWADSEGRIYGGYQVDITKAPWMVYIGIFFKKPSNSKALYTFCSGSILRPNLILTAAHCNKNETSGKLNSAKRYVVNVGSNLNDLSGGTHHSVKTVFIHPEYNGGGTYNFFHDVGLLELKTDIKLGDRAQLVTIALPDDNPKDGADVYITGYGRNPDHPGDNRLYQVQMNVITAEKCIELLARGTVEEVDQHEICVVGKNKNQCPGDSGGPLHDVCTGRQIGIASYGSTDCRNPKPSVLSRITDNLDFINRIIQKTSNTTADHKKHRDPQSVNPTSSMPDIRPIS
- the LOC119069803 gene encoding uncharacterized protein LOC119069803, with the protein product MDLETISSKFTTEVLDTIVRNHGGTRHKSYKFGDGFRKGDSFLSDVYRLIVTGIREDETEFELQMIIKSMPKSVSRRKTFRSAGFFRNECCFYEVVLRKFAEFQEAKGFPDEFSRVASCYATVVDGENDFLALEDLSRDGYKTADRTNGLDFYHCKKIMTTLGKFHAISLAIKDQEPEEFKRIVGAIEEMYYREPYRQWYEPYQIDFINVARDAMCREYGDTMYESIMKEFTGPGFFDTMIRLVSTPGKYSVICHGDCWAPNFLLKYDAAGSVAVDSKMIDFQLARVASPATDISFLIYTCTQQDVRENHFDELVQIYHRSVVDVLSALGSNAEEVFPFSALQQELKNSARFGVGMAMEALPYCEMDDTDTPNLGEMEGDEAVPLNKILVIHPCKTKSGRLRMANTFKHAIDKGFLD